ATTGTATGCGGCCAGAGCGTCCACCTCGGGATCCAGGCTGCCCGTGGACCGGCGACCCGAGATGTACTGCGCCAGCAGGCCGTCCGCGCCGTTGGCGCTGACGCGCTCGGCGATGGTGTTGCCGATGTCCAGGGACAGAGCGGAGATGATGGGCTCATACGCGCCGATCACCACCCCGGCATTGACGAACACCGGCCCGGACAGATCGGTCAGGTCCGGGTTGGGCAGCACGGCTGCCGCCGGATCGGCCCACAGGCCGGTCAGGGTCCATTTGATGGTGGGAATCTTGCCCACCTGGCAGTCGATGACCGCCGTGCCCCGCGCGCCGACGATCTGATGCAGGATGCTGTCCTTGTGGTACTTGACGCAGGCGCTTTTCTGAACCTCCACGCGGGCGGTGACGGGCCGGTACTCCAGGCCCGGCGCGACGCCGCCAGCCGCCACGGTGGCCGTGGCCCCCTGCAAGCCGCCGGTGACGATCTCCGCCTCCGCAAACGTCCCTTCCACCCCGGACAGCACCAGCGTCCGGGCGTCGATGTGGTGCAGAGTGCCCGTGGCCGTGCCGCTGGTAATGGCCTCGCCGATTGCAAACTTGCCCCCGTCGTCGTCGGTCAGCGTGAGCCGGACCACGGCCGTGGCTTGCATCCCGCAGGCCAGCAGGAACGGGGCATAGTCCGGCGGCAGCACCTCGCCGCCCACGCCCAGGCCGCCGCCGCGCAGTTCGGTGGTGACCGTGAGCTGTTGCCGCTTCGCGCCCATTTTCGACGCGGCCGGGGAAAATGTACTCCGCACGGTATCCCGTTCGATTTTGTCGCCGGTCGGGGAGATCTCCGATCCGGAGTTGCACAGGATGCCCTTGAATTGGTCGGCGGCCGGGGCCACGCCGTAAGTGGCCTCGGTTGCGGCCAACAGGGCCATAACACGGGTTAGCAGGGCCATCGTAACCTCCTAGCCAGCCACCAGATAGGGCTGGTCGATTTCGATTTGCAGAGAATAGACGCTCATGCCGCCGCCCTGGAGTTCGCTGGCCACGCCCGTCACCGCGACCGGGAACATCCCCGGCAGCAACGTCTTGCCCTCCAGGAGCGCCGACGCGGCCCGAAGCAGCGGATAGCTGCCCGGGCTGCCGGTGCCGCCGCGCCGGGCCTTGGCCTGGTCCCCGGCGTGCTTGGCGCACACCAGCACCACGAATCCCATGGTTTCGATGCGCCGCTGGCCCAGGTCGGCGCGCGGGCCGCCGACATAAAACGTGAGTAGGGCGGGCCACTGCTGCACGGCCGCCGCCAGGCGTTCCGGGTCCAGGTCGCCGTTGTACGGCTCCACCTGGCGCACGCCGTGGCTGGCCCGCAGGGGGGCCAGTGCGGCCAGGATAGTG
Above is a genomic segment from Desulfolutivibrio sulfodismutans DSM 3696 containing:
- a CDS encoding phage tail tube protein, translated to MALLTRVMALLAATEATYGVAPAADQFKGILCNSGSEISPTGDKIERDTVRSTFSPAASKMGAKRQQLTVTTELRGGGLGVGGEVLPPDYAPFLLACGMQATAVVRLTLTDDDGGKFAIGEAITSGTATGTLHHIDARTLVLSGVEGTFAEAEIVTGGLQGATATVAAGGVAPGLEYRPVTARVEVQKSACVKYHKDSILHQIVGARGTAVIDCQVGKIPTIKWTLTGLWADPAAAVLPNPDLTDLSGPVFVNAGVVIGAYEPIISALSLDIGNTIAERVSANGADGLLAQYISGRRSTGSLDPEVDALAAYNPWVAWKDATPARIAATIGNVPGNRIRLEVPQAANEDLKYGERNGLATYQQPFVASIDRDGDDEWRITFF
- a CDS encoding phage protein Gp37, whose product is MSTPYEITAVEDTILAALAPLRASHGVRQVEPYNGDLDPERLAAAVQQWPALLTFYVGGPRADLGQRRIETMGFVVLVCAKHAGDQAKARRGGTGSPGSYPLLRAASALLEGKTLLPGMFPVAVTGVASELQGGGMSVYSLQIEIDQPYLVAG